The following proteins are co-located in the Limisphaerales bacterium genome:
- a CDS encoding CCA tRNA nucleotidyltransferase, whose protein sequence is MNSREIAIRILRTLHTAGHEAWLVGGCVRDELRGTAPKDYDIATDARPGQVEALFPKTIGVGKSFGVMLVLEGGGQFEVATFRAESGYTDGRRPDDVTFGDAKADALRRDFTINGLFLNPITNELRDWVGGEADLKAGVLRTIGDPAERFGEDHLRLLRAVRFAAQLEFQIDPATFAAVQTHAEKITKVSAERIRDELLKLFRPPHAARGLDLLRDSGLLEHVLPEMMLTIGCEQSPEYHPEGDVYKHIRLMLDSMPAEAVAELPWTILLHDIAKPATATVGEDGRIHHYGHDKLGAEMAEVILVRLKFPRKQIDEIVFTVREHMHLAVAPKMRKAKLRRILLRPTFELELEQHRIDCLGSHAKLDIYDFLRAEQAALNEQPALIEPLVSGRDLMEIGIKPGPPLGKLLNEIRDRQLAEEFSTRAEALAWVNDAKKKTAQ, encoded by the coding sequence ATGAATTCACGCGAAATCGCCATCCGCATTCTCCGCACGCTGCACACCGCCGGTCACGAAGCGTGGTTGGTGGGCGGCTGCGTGCGCGATGAATTGCGCGGCACCGCGCCCAAGGATTACGACATCGCCACCGACGCGCGGCCCGGACAGGTTGAGGCGCTCTTTCCCAAAACCATCGGCGTGGGCAAAAGCTTTGGCGTGATGCTTGTGCTCGAAGGCGGAGGGCAATTTGAAGTCGCCACCTTCCGCGCCGAGAGTGGTTACACTGATGGACGTCGGCCAGATGACGTTACCTTCGGCGATGCCAAGGCCGATGCGCTCCGGCGCGATTTCACGATCAACGGTCTTTTCCTCAATCCCATCACTAACGAGCTACGCGATTGGGTGGGTGGCGAGGCGGATCTCAAGGCAGGCGTGCTGCGCACCATCGGTGATCCCGCCGAGCGGTTTGGCGAAGATCATTTGCGCCTTCTGCGCGCGGTGCGTTTTGCCGCGCAACTGGAATTCCAAATCGATCCCGCCACCTTCGCCGCCGTACAAACGCACGCGGAGAAAATCACCAAAGTCAGCGCCGAACGCATTCGCGATGAACTACTCAAACTCTTTCGCCCGCCACACGCCGCGCGCGGCTTGGATTTGCTGCGCGACAGCGGTTTGCTCGAGCACGTGTTGCCCGAAATGATGCTCACCATCGGCTGCGAGCAATCGCCCGAATATCATCCCGAAGGCGACGTGTATAAACACATCCGTTTGATGCTCGATTCGATGCCCGCCGAGGCGGTTGCGGAATTGCCGTGGACGATCCTCCTTCACGACATCGCCAAACCCGCCACCGCCACCGTAGGCGAAGATGGTCGCATCCATCATTACGGCCACGACAAACTCGGCGCGGAGATGGCCGAAGTCATTCTCGTGCGCCTGAAATTTCCGCGCAAACAAATCGACGAAATCGTGTTCACCGTGCGCGAGCATATGCACCTCGCCGTCGCCCCCAAAATGCGCAAAGCCAAACTCCGCCGAATACTGCTGCGTCCCACGTTTGAACTCGAACTCGAACAACACCGCATCGATTGCCTCGGCTCGCACGCCAAGCTGGATATTTACGATTTCCTGCGCGCCGAACAAGCCGCCCTCAACGAACAACCCGCGCTCATCGAGCCTTTGGTGAGTGGCCGCGATTTGATGGAAATCGGCATCAAACCCGGCCCGCCTTTGGGAAAACTGCTCAACGAAATCCGCGACCGCCAACTCGCCGAGGAATTTTCCACCCGCGCCGAAGCACTCGCATGGGTGAATGATGCCAAGAAAAAAACTGCCCAATGA
- a CDS encoding sigma-54-dependent Fis family transcriptional regulator produces the protein MDKLLLIDDEADVRYSFERIFGQEAGLELHTAGSGEEALELIPQLRPDLVIMDVRMGGLTGIETLQRLREFDSKTPVILMTAFGTTQTAIAAMKHGAFDYVLKPFDVPKLKELVANALAAARAMKQVVSYEPLLEKEDYDLGIIGQSPAMQEVFKTIGQLAASDATALITGESGTGKELVARAIYSHSQRSDRPFLAINCAAIPEHLLESELFGHEKGAFTGAHTQRIGKFEQCDGGTIFLDEIGDMTAPTQTKMLRVLQSGAFERVGGNTSVKTDVRIIAATNRPLEKAVAAREFREDLFYRLNVVRIQLPALRDRTGDIPQLVDYFLTKNSPNPRRPKTLQPDALAQLKSHDWPGNVRELENAIQRALVMTKGDAILLEDLPPEIFQAAPDATPQAGDDNLASLSTKLFQWARADKTLKIIPAVERELIINALKETNGNQVQAAKLLGITRATLRKRIEKFEIRRELTVE, from the coding sequence ATGGATAAATTGCTGCTCATCGACGACGAAGCGGACGTGCGCTATTCTTTTGAGCGCATCTTCGGGCAGGAAGCTGGCCTCGAGCTGCACACCGCCGGCAGTGGCGAGGAAGCGCTCGAGCTGATCCCGCAATTGCGGCCGGACCTCGTCATTATGGACGTCCGAATGGGCGGCCTCACCGGCATCGAAACGCTGCAACGCCTGCGTGAGTTTGATTCTAAAACGCCGGTTATTTTGATGACCGCATTCGGCACCACCCAAACCGCCATCGCCGCGATGAAACACGGCGCGTTCGATTACGTGCTCAAACCCTTCGACGTGCCCAAGCTCAAGGAGCTTGTCGCCAACGCCCTCGCCGCCGCGCGCGCGATGAAGCAGGTCGTGTCGTACGAGCCGCTGCTGGAAAAAGAAGATTACGATCTGGGCATCATCGGCCAAAGCCCCGCGATGCAGGAGGTTTTCAAAACCATCGGCCAACTCGCCGCCAGCGATGCCACCGCGCTGATCACCGGCGAAAGCGGCACCGGCAAAGAACTCGTCGCGCGCGCCATTTACAGCCACAGCCAACGCAGCGACCGCCCCTTTCTCGCCATCAACTGCGCCGCGATTCCGGAGCATTTGCTGGAGAGCGAACTCTTCGGACACGAAAAAGGCGCGTTCACCGGTGCACATACCCAACGGATCGGCAAGTTTGAGCAATGCGATGGCGGTACAATTTTTCTCGATGAAATTGGCGATATGACTGCGCCGACGCAAACGAAAATGCTGCGCGTGCTGCAGAGCGGCGCCTTTGAGCGCGTGGGCGGCAACACGTCCGTGAAAACCGATGTGCGCATCATCGCAGCCACCAATCGACCGCTGGAAAAAGCCGTGGCCGCGCGCGAATTCCGCGAGGATTTATTTTATCGCCTCAACGTCGTTCGCATTCAACTCCCCGCGCTGCGCGATCGTACGGGCGACATTCCGCAACTCGTCGATTATTTCCTCACCAAAAATTCCCCCAACCCGCGGCGCCCCAAAACGCTCCAGCCCGACGCCCTCGCGCAGCTTAAATCTCACGATTGGCCCGGCAACGTTCGTGAACTGGAAAACGCCATCCAACGCGCACTCGTGATGACCAAAGGCGACGCCATTTTGCTCGAAGATTTGCCACCCGAAATTTTTCAAGCCGCCCCCGATGCCACCCCGCAAGCCGGCGACGACAATCTTGCCAGCCTTTCCACCAAACTCTTCCAATGGGCGCGCGCGGATAAAACATTGAAGATCATCCCCGCCGTCGAACGCGAACTCATCATCAACGCCCTCAAAGAAACCAACGGCAACCAAGTCCAAGCCGCCAAACTCCTGGGCATCACCAGAGCGACGCTGCGCAAGCGGATTGAGAAATTTGAGATAAGACGTGAGTTGACGGTGGAGTAG
- a CDS encoding FMN-binding protein: MKRNIQQTQLTWLALAAVLLLTALPTQAMRYLTPMQAQKLCFPEADKFEWQQRKFTAAEAAQIQKASGVPLKLPGAWYAIAMKDGQVIGAVIIDRVKGKHEAIDFAVALDAVGKVRCIEILEYRESIGDEVRRAGWRNQFQAKDNRSKLKLNDDIANIAGATISCRNVTEGVRRVCHTWQLVLRPALVSAKRLPKLAAR; encoded by the coding sequence ATGAAACGCAACATACAGCAAACACAGCTCACTTGGCTCGCCCTCGCGGCGGTATTGTTGCTAACCGCCCTGCCCACGCAGGCGATGCGCTATCTTACGCCGATGCAGGCGCAAAAACTGTGTTTCCCCGAAGCCGACAAATTTGAATGGCAACAGCGCAAATTCACCGCCGCCGAAGCGGCCCAAATCCAAAAGGCTTCCGGTGTGCCCTTGAAACTCCCCGGCGCGTGGTACGCCATCGCGATGAAAGATGGCCAAGTAATCGGCGCGGTGATAATCGATCGCGTCAAAGGCAAACACGAAGCCATCGACTTCGCGGTCGCGCTCGATGCCGTGGGCAAAGTGCGCTGCATTGAAATTCTTGAATACCGCGAAAGCATCGGCGATGAAGTGCGGCGTGCCGGTTGGCGCAATCAGTTTCAAGCCAAAGACAACCGCTCCAAACTCAAACTCAATGACGATATCGCCAACATCGCCGGTGCCACCATCTCGTGCCGCAACGTCACCGAAGGCGTCCGGCGCGTGTGCCATACTTGGCAGTTGGTGCTGCGCCCTGCTCTGGTGTCTGCTAAGCGGCTGCCAAAGCTGGCCGCCCGCTAA
- a CDS encoding transcriptional repressor: MPTPDRKAAKEAFIAFLEEKNLRITTQRRVIVETVFSTDQHFTAEQLLDWSRERDSSVSRATVYRTLPLLTESGLVHEMDFGKDYKIYDPNYADHPNHNHIICDDCDKIVEFESDKLDALETEISSKLGFSVKSQQLRINASCEEMKKLGACKNKDH, encoded by the coding sequence ATGCCCACACCGGACAGGAAGGCAGCGAAGGAAGCGTTCATCGCTTTTCTTGAGGAGAAAAATCTGCGAATCACCACGCAGCGCCGGGTGATTGTGGAGACCGTATTTAGCACCGACCAACATTTTACCGCTGAGCAATTGCTGGATTGGTCCCGCGAACGCGACTCAAGCGTCAGCCGCGCCACGGTGTATCGCACGCTGCCGCTGCTCACTGAGAGCGGCCTCGTGCATGAGATGGATTTCGGCAAGGATTACAAAATTTACGACCCCAACTACGCGGATCATCCGAATCATAATCACATCATTTGCGATGATTGCGACAAGATTGTGGAATTCGAGAGCGACAAACTCGATGCGTTGGAAACTGAGATTTCCAGCAAACTGGGTTTCTCCGTGAAATCGCAGCAATTGCGAATTAACGCCTCCTGCGAAGAGATGAAAAAGCTCGGCGCGTGCAAAAACAAAGACCATTAA
- a CDS encoding competence/damage-inducible protein A codes for MRVELINTGSELLLGNVLNTHHHWLAQQLTRAGYTLAHQQTVPDTGEAIQAAAREAIARAELVLITGGLGPTGDDLTRQLIAGLLDLSLEEDAETRDRITTHFANRNRPMSEAVLIQAQVPTGANVLRNDHGTAPGLALPTPRGWLILLPGPPRELRPMFTASVEPLLAEKLPPENPVTIRTLKTFGVGETTVEESITPTLAEFISGGLEIGYCARAGEVDVRFTASGKGAVDCIAQAEALVREKLGPQIYGVDDELMEDIIIRQLTVSGKTLAVAESCTGGLLAHHLTNVPGASAVFLAGHCTYSNEAKQTTLGVKPETLAEHGAVSEIVARQMAEGARATHGADYALATTGIAGPDGGTPEKPVGTVFIACATPNSTEVVSARIATDRETFKQLVVQRAMNLLRLAQSP; via the coding sequence GTGCGCGTGGAACTCATCAACACCGGCAGCGAACTCCTGCTCGGCAACGTCCTCAACACCCATCACCATTGGCTCGCCCAACAACTCACGCGTGCCGGCTACACGCTTGCTCATCAGCAAACCGTCCCCGATACCGGCGAAGCTATCCAAGCCGCCGCCCGCGAAGCGATTGCCCGCGCTGAACTCGTCCTCATCACCGGCGGCCTTGGCCCCACCGGTGATGATCTCACCCGCCAACTCATTGCCGGGCTTCTTGATCTGTCGCTCGAAGAAGACGCCGAAACGCGTGACCGCATCACCACGCATTTTGCAAACCGAAACCGACCGATGTCTGAAGCCGTGCTCATTCAAGCCCAAGTGCCTACGGGCGCCAACGTGCTGCGCAATGACCACGGCACCGCGCCCGGCCTCGCGCTGCCCACGCCCCGCGGGTGGCTCATTTTGCTTCCCGGACCGCCGCGTGAGTTGCGGCCGATGTTCACTGCATCGGTCGAGCCATTGCTCGCCGAAAAATTGCCGCCGGAAAATCCTGTCACCATCCGCACGCTCAAAACTTTTGGTGTGGGCGAAACGACGGTGGAAGAAAGCATCACGCCAACCTTGGCAGAATTCATCAGTGGCGGATTGGAAATCGGTTACTGCGCCCGCGCCGGCGAAGTGGACGTCCGCTTCACCGCAAGCGGGAAAGGCGCAGTTGATTGCATCGCCCAAGCTGAAGCCCTGGTCCGCGAAAAATTAGGCCCGCAAATTTATGGCGTCGATGACGAGTTGATGGAAGACATCATCATCCGCCAACTCACCGTGAGCGGTAAAACCCTCGCCGTGGCCGAATCGTGCACCGGCGGATTGCTCGCCCATCACCTTACCAATGTCCCCGGCGCATCGGCTGTTTTCCTCGCGGGTCATTGCACGTACAGCAATGAAGCCAAGCAAACCACCCTCGGTGTGAAGCCCGAAACGCTCGCCGAACACGGTGCGGTGAGCGAAATTGTCGCCCGCCAAATGGCCGAAGGCGCGCGCGCCACGCACGGGGCGGATTATGCGCTAGCCACCACCGGCATCGCCGGCCCTGATGGCGGCACACCGGAGAAACCCGTCGGCACCGTCTTCATCGCCTGCGCCACGCCCAATAGCACGGAGGTGGTAAGCGCCCGCATCGCCACTGATCGCGAGACGTTCAAACAATTGGTGGTGCAACGGGCGATGAATCTTTTACGGTTGGCGCAATCACCGTAA
- a CDS encoding ferredoxin, with product MAEKENKYEDNAAGKYYCDEECIDCDLCRETAPENFKRNEDGGYSFVYKQPENEEEQALCDEAMEGCPVEAIGSDGADD from the coding sequence ATGGCTGAAAAAGAGAACAAATACGAAGACAACGCCGCGGGCAAGTACTACTGCGACGAAGAATGCATTGACTGTGACTTGTGCCGTGAGACTGCACCGGAGAATTTCAAACGCAATGAAGACGGCGGCTACTCATTCGTTTACAAACAACCCGAGAATGAGGAAGAACAGGCGTTGTGCGACGAAGCGATGGAAGGTTGCCCCGTGGAAGCCATCGGCAGCGATGGCGCGGACGACTAA
- the pyk gene encoding pyruvate kinase, giving the protein MQSTRQTRILATLGPVTQTEESIGALLDAGANMFRLNMSHAKQDWVRSVTGHIRAAAVTRGCVAGIVMDLQGPAIRTGDLPAPVCLETGDRFDFTVDAAAESERCVSVNYPDFLNDIEEGATILIDSGLIRMRVLRLTDHVAECEVEVGGELGNRRHINLPGTKVNLPALTEKDRADVAIGLELDVDYFALSFVRAAADVALLQERVAGHPRPPKVIAKVEDQHAVKHIDAIIAQADAIMVARGDLGVECPFEDLPILQREIVRACQAVGKPVIVATHMLESMINEPMPTRAEVTDVANAVFEQTDAIMLSGETSVGEFPNLCVEAMDRIARRMESEPAARFHELATLTNERQKLAKAAVHMADDLGAQAIIVFTRAGRLAPEVAWMRPRSAPILALCLDASVASPLALLRGVRPVVLPWDEVGSHEAVNHALQELVARSLLDTGDIVVVVSSSSAVEEIADSVQMCRVG; this is encoded by the coding sequence ATGCAAAGTACGCGGCAGACACGGATTTTGGCCACCCTCGGGCCGGTTACACAAACGGAAGAATCCATCGGCGCGCTGCTTGATGCCGGCGCGAATATGTTTCGCCTCAACATGTCGCACGCCAAACAGGATTGGGTGCGAAGTGTCACGGGGCATATTCGTGCTGCCGCCGTCACGCGCGGTTGTGTAGCGGGGATCGTGATGGATTTGCAGGGGCCGGCCATTCGCACCGGCGATTTGCCCGCGCCGGTGTGTTTGGAAACAGGCGACCGCTTTGATTTTACCGTGGACGCTGCTGCTGAGAGCGAGCGTTGTGTGAGCGTCAATTACCCGGATTTTCTTAATGACATCGAGGAAGGCGCCACCATCCTCATCGACAGCGGACTCATCCGGATGCGCGTGCTACGCCTGACCGATCACGTGGCCGAGTGCGAAGTGGAAGTCGGAGGCGAGCTCGGCAATCGACGTCACATCAATCTTCCCGGCACCAAAGTTAATCTTCCTGCGCTCACCGAGAAAGACCGCGCCGATGTCGCCATAGGATTGGAATTGGATGTCGATTACTTCGCGTTGTCCTTCGTGCGCGCTGCGGCGGATGTTGCTTTGTTGCAGGAACGGGTGGCCGGCCATCCGCGTCCGCCCAAGGTCATCGCCAAAGTTGAGGATCAACACGCCGTGAAACATATTGACGCCATCATCGCCCAAGCCGATGCCATCATGGTGGCGCGGGGCGATCTCGGTGTGGAATGCCCCTTTGAAGATCTGCCTATTTTGCAGCGTGAAATCGTGCGCGCCTGCCAAGCCGTTGGCAAACCCGTCATCGTCGCCACGCATATGCTCGAGAGTATGATTAACGAACCGATGCCCACGCGCGCCGAAGTCACCGACGTGGCCAATGCCGTTTTCGAGCAGACCGACGCCATTATGCTCAGCGGCGAAACCTCCGTTGGCGAGTTTCCGAATCTTTGCGTGGAAGCTATGGACCGCATCGCGCGCCGAATGGAAAGCGAACCCGCAGCACGCTTTCACGAACTCGCCACGCTCACCAACGAGCGCCAAAAACTCGCCAAGGCCGCCGTCCACATGGCCGATGATTTGGGCGCGCAGGCAATCATCGTGTTCACCCGGGCGGGCCGGTTGGCTCCCGAGGTGGCGTGGATGCGCCCGCGCAGCGCGCCGATTTTGGCGCTGTGTCTCGACGCATCGGTGGCGTCCCCGCTCGCACTTCTTCGCGGGGTGCGGCCGGTGGTATTACCGTGGGATGAAGTTGGATCTCATGAGGCGGTGAACCACGCGTTACAGGAATTGGTTGCCAGATCATTATTGGATACGGGCGACATCGTTGTCGTGGTCAGCTCCAGTAGTGCGGTTGAAGAAATTGCTGACTCGGTGCAGATGTGCCGGGTGGGCTAA
- a CDS encoding NADH-quinone oxidoreductase subunit N — MNLSLISLEIGVALLGVLVLMAGLWTPPNRRPLLGFCTALGLTVMLALLVKQGLTAEPLTDSSGGFVRDGLAVFFKALFLLAGILVTLLTMGFANRLRTGGAEVYALNCFALCGMLFAASANSFVMLFVAIELITITFYVLTSLQSHRLRSLEAGIKYLILGAAASAIMVFGIALIYGSTHTLQFNLIADGLAAGHMKQLLLFQLGALLLLAGLAFKIAAVPFQIWAPDVYQGAPAPVTAFLAIGSKAAGFVLLLRVLYTALQVQPNGPRLLEPATMLSVMAAATIIFGSLCALRQRNLKRLLGYASIASAGYVLLGIVALNERGAAAVLVYLAGYLFAVIAAFTVISILTPDDEDEDLSILANLHQRSPLMAVTLTLAVASLAGIPPLAGFLGKVLLLRAVIEPAATFPWLVAVALLGVVASLYYYFGIIREIFWGSGQWWAEKAPKTALIKLADSQVVVLGVCLLGMLALGVYPEPVLKLANDAVQVLRLAN, encoded by the coding sequence ATGAATCTTTCCCTCATCAGCCTTGAAATCGGCGTGGCGCTGCTCGGTGTGTTGGTGTTGATGGCGGGCTTGTGGACACCGCCCAATCGACGGCCACTGTTGGGCTTCTGCACCGCACTCGGGCTCACTGTGATGCTGGCGCTGCTGGTGAAACAAGGGCTCACCGCCGAGCCTCTCACCGACTCCAGCGGCGGTTTTGTGCGCGATGGGCTGGCGGTGTTTTTCAAGGCGCTGTTCTTGTTGGCGGGAATTTTGGTGACCCTGCTCACGATGGGATTTGCCAATCGCCTCCGCACCGGCGGCGCAGAGGTGTACGCGCTCAACTGCTTCGCGCTGTGCGGGATGCTTTTTGCCGCGTCGGCCAATAGTTTTGTAATGCTGTTCGTGGCCATCGAGTTGATCACGATTACGTTTTATGTGCTCACCAGTTTACAAAGCCATCGCCTCCGCTCGCTGGAAGCGGGCATCAAATATCTCATCCTCGGCGCAGCGGCCTCGGCGATAATGGTCTTTGGTATCGCGCTCATTTATGGCAGCACCCACACGCTGCAGTTTAACCTCATCGCCGATGGCTTGGCCGCGGGACACATGAAGCAACTGCTGTTGTTCCAACTCGGCGCGCTGCTGTTGCTTGCCGGACTGGCATTCAAAATTGCGGCCGTGCCTTTCCAAATTTGGGCGCCCGATGTGTACCAAGGCGCGCCTGCACCGGTGACGGCCTTCCTCGCCATCGGCTCCAAGGCGGCGGGATTCGTGCTGCTGTTGCGCGTGCTGTACACCGCACTCCAAGTACAGCCCAACGGCCCGCGTTTGTTGGAGCCCGCCACAATGCTCTCGGTGATGGCGGCGGCCACAATTATTTTTGGCAGCCTCTGCGCGCTGCGCCAGCGCAATCTCAAACGACTGCTCGGCTACGCAAGCATTGCCAGCGCGGGCTATGTTTTGCTCGGCATCGTGGCACTCAATGAACGCGGCGCGGCGGCGGTACTCGTTTATCTTGCCGGATATTTGTTCGCCGTCATCGCGGCGTTCACCGTGATTTCCATCCTCACGCCCGACGACGAGGACGAAGACCTCAGCATCCTTGCCAACCTCCATCAACGCTCGCCACTCATGGCGGTGACCCTCACGCTGGCGGTTGCTTCGCTGGCGGGCATTCCCCCGCTCGCGGGGTTCTTGGGAAAAGTTCTTTTGCTGCGCGCGGTGATCGAACCCGCCGCCACTTTCCCGTGGCTCGTGGCCGTGGCGTTGCTCGGCGTGGTGGCCTCGCTGTATTATTACTTCGGAATCATCCGGGAAATTTTCTGGGGCAGCGGCCAATGGTGGGCGGAAAAAGCACCGAAAACCGCCCTTATCAAACTCGCCGATTCGCAGGTGGTGGTGCTGGGGGTGTGCCTGCTGGGAATGCTGGCACTGGGGGTTTATCCGGAACCCGTGCTGAAATTGGCTAATGACGCCGTCCAGGTGTTACGGTTGGCAAATTAG
- a CDS encoding NADH-quinone oxidoreductase subunit M: MSPLTYIFGWPILMALVLMAVPRENRAVFRWGTILATLGSLVLALFVFVKFEPSTDLTSVNHGYAFVQSAQWIPSLGISFHVGVDGISVLLVLMAALVAFAAACCAGGIKAREKEFAILMLLMTGGILGAFMALDIFLMYFLHELALIPTFIMIGVWGRGENREFAAYKTTLYLSLGALLALVGLMMIYLHYETFNLPEIIHRIQSTQPDLMTTGQQGLIFALLMFGLGILVGLWPFHTWAPLAYGAAPTATAMMHAGVIKKFGLFMIIRVALPILPDGAQQWLPVLAWLCLGNLLYCGLVAMRQRDLNGLIGNSSVAHMGFVFLGIASMSLIGLTGAVMVMVAHGLLAALAFALSGHLHQQARTLDMDKLGGLLTVMPFWGTLLLMALLAGCGLPGFANFAGEITVFFGAWKTLSLITGIAAWAALVIGAVYMLRAARQLLHGPRADDAPHTEDIPGWHKLPFILLLGGLLLFGFAPKLLTHKIETARESLEHVVEMYNRK; this comes from the coding sequence ATGTCGCCACTCACTTACATTTTTGGTTGGCCGATTTTGATGGCGCTGGTGCTGATGGCCGTGCCGCGTGAAAACCGCGCCGTGTTTCGCTGGGGCACCATCCTCGCCACACTCGGCTCACTGGTGCTGGCGCTGTTTGTGTTCGTTAAATTCGAACCGAGCACCGACCTCACCTCCGTCAACCACGGCTACGCTTTTGTGCAATCCGCCCAGTGGATTCCCAGCCTCGGCATCAGCTTTCACGTCGGTGTGGATGGCATCAGCGTGCTACTGGTACTCATGGCCGCACTGGTCGCGTTTGCCGCCGCCTGTTGCGCCGGTGGCATCAAGGCGCGCGAAAAAGAATTTGCCATTCTGATGCTGCTGATGACCGGCGGCATCCTCGGCGCGTTTATGGCGCTCGATATTTTCCTGATGTATTTCCTGCACGAACTCGCACTCATCCCCACATTCATTATGATCGGCGTCTGGGGCCGCGGCGAGAACCGCGAATTCGCCGCCTACAAAACCACCCTCTATCTCAGTCTCGGCGCATTGCTCGCGTTGGTGGGGCTGATGATGATTTACCTCCACTACGAAACATTCAACCTGCCGGAAATCATCCATCGCATTCAATCCACCCAGCCCGACTTGATGACCACCGGCCAACAAGGGCTCATCTTTGCGCTGTTAATGTTCGGGCTCGGCATCCTCGTTGGCTTGTGGCCCTTCCACACGTGGGCCCCGCTGGCTTACGGCGCCGCGCCCACTGCCACGGCAATGATGCACGCGGGCGTCATCAAAAAGTTCGGCTTGTTTATGATCATCCGTGTCGCCCTCCCCATCCTGCCCGATGGCGCGCAACAATGGCTGCCGGTGCTCGCGTGGCTTTGTCTGGGCAACCTCCTTTACTGCGGCCTCGTGGCGATGCGCCAACGCGACCTCAACGGACTCATCGGCAACTCTTCCGTGGCGCATATGGGCTTTGTGTTTCTCGGCATCGCGAGTATGTCGCTCATCGGCCTCACCGGCGCAGTGATGGTGATGGTGGCGCACGGGCTGCTCGCCGCGCTGGCCTTCGCGCTCAGCGGGCATCTCCATCAACAAGCCCGCACGCTGGATATGGATAAACTTGGCGGATTGCTCACCGTGATGCCGTTCTGGGGCACACTGTTGTTAATGGCGCTGCTCGCCGGTTGCGGTTTGCCGGGCTTCGCAAATTTTGCCGGAGAAATCACTGTGTTCTTCGGCGCGTGGAAAACGCTGTCGCTCATCACCGGCATCGCCGCGTGGGCGGCGCTCGTGATCGGCGCGGTTTATATGTTGCGCGCCGCACGCCAATTGCTGCACGGCCCGCGTGCGGACGACGCCCCGCATACCGAGGACATCCCCGGCTGGCACAAGCTGCCTTTCATTCTGCTGCTCGGCGGGCTGTTGCTCTTTGGCTTCGCGCCAAAACTGTTGACCCATAAAATTGAAACCGCCCGCGAAAGCCTCGAGCACGTGGTGGAGATGTACAACCGCAAATGA